In the Candidatus Electrothrix sp. GW3-4 genome, one interval contains:
- a CDS encoding bifunctional sulfate adenylyltransferase/adenylylsulfate kinase: MKDNLSHTISYSESLIVHFCRAKELRSEAVHLISLDLNRRQLRDLESLLNRAFYPLAGFLGQDDYQGVLQEMRLSDGSVWPIPICLDVSEEFAASLQTGQRIGLNDQEGFLLAILTISDIWKGDKKAEAKALYGTTDPEQHPGVQALFAEVKDWYIGGSVEGVTLPIHYDFCDLRLTPTESNRRFIQYGWRRVVGFHTKEYLHCAHREMVLAAARETGCSIFLHPVVGMDHPGNMEHYTHVHCYQEFVQHFPRNMIQLGVIPLAERNAGPREALWHALIRKNYGCSHFMVAADHGDPFADTNTDLFYPQGEAQQLVASLAADTGIEMVPEQAMGYAEQQGKYVYLTEVPNEEVKNITSKELKRRLEQGENIPEWFSFPNVVAELRRSFPPRSKQGFTVFLSGLSGSGKSTIAKVLMVRFMEMRDRPVTLLDGDIVRKNLSSELTFSKEHRNLNVTRIGFVASEITKNGGIALCAPIAPYEESRQENRRLISRYGGYIEIHIATPLEICEQRDRKGLYEKARAGLVKGVTGISDPYIPPTNPEIVIDTSKMTPAEAVQEIFLYLEEQGYIR, encoded by the coding sequence ATGAAAGATAACCTTTCTCATACTATTTCCTATTCCGAGAGCCTGATCGTTCATTTCTGTCGGGCCAAGGAGTTACGATCCGAGGCTGTCCATCTTATCTCACTTGACCTGAACAGGCGGCAGCTTCGTGACCTTGAATCCCTGCTCAACCGGGCCTTTTATCCCCTGGCAGGCTTCTTGGGGCAGGATGATTACCAGGGTGTACTGCAAGAGATGCGCCTGAGCGATGGCTCTGTCTGGCCGATTCCCATCTGCCTTGATGTAAGCGAAGAATTTGCCGCTTCCCTACAAACGGGACAGCGCATAGGGCTCAATGATCAGGAAGGTTTTCTCCTGGCCATTCTCACCATCAGCGATATCTGGAAGGGAGATAAAAAAGCAGAGGCAAAAGCTCTCTACGGCACAACAGACCCTGAACAACACCCCGGTGTCCAGGCCCTGTTCGCCGAAGTCAAAGACTGGTATATCGGCGGGAGCGTGGAAGGGGTGACCCTGCCGATCCATTATGATTTTTGCGATCTCCGCCTGACACCTACAGAAAGCAACCGCCGTTTTATTCAGTACGGATGGCGTCGGGTGGTCGGCTTCCACACAAAAGAATATCTGCATTGCGCTCACCGGGAAATGGTCTTGGCCGCGGCTCGGGAAACCGGCTGTTCTATCTTCCTGCACCCGGTGGTTGGAATGGACCATCCGGGCAATATGGAACATTACACCCATGTCCATTGTTACCAGGAATTTGTCCAACATTTCCCCCGCAATATGATCCAACTGGGAGTCATCCCCCTCGCAGAACGAAATGCTGGTCCCAGAGAGGCCCTCTGGCATGCCCTGATCCGCAAAAACTACGGTTGCAGCCATTTTATGGTAGCAGCAGATCACGGCGACCCTTTTGCGGACACCAATACCGATCTTTTCTACCCCCAGGGAGAGGCCCAACAACTTGTTGCCTCGTTGGCCGCAGATACCGGCATTGAAATGGTTCCAGAGCAGGCAATGGGCTATGCGGAACAGCAGGGAAAATATGTCTATCTTACAGAGGTCCCCAACGAAGAGGTCAAAAATATTACCTCAAAGGAACTCAAACGACGCCTGGAGCAAGGAGAAAATATACCAGAATGGTTTTCCTTTCCCAATGTCGTTGCCGAGCTGCGCCGCTCTTTCCCGCCACGCTCCAAACAGGGCTTCACTGTTTTTCTTAGTGGCCTGTCCGGCTCAGGAAAATCAACCATTGCCAAGGTGTTGATGGTTCGTTTTATGGAAATGCGCGACCGTCCAGTAACTCTCTTAGACGGTGACATTGTCCGCAAGAATCTCTCCTCGGAACTGACCTTTTCCAAAGAGCACCGCAACCTCAATGTCACCCGAATCGGCTTTGTGGCCAGCGAAATCACCAAGAACGGCGGTATCGCCCTCTGTGCCCCCATTGCCCCCTATGAGGAGTCCCGCCAGGAGAACCGGCGCCTGATCAGTCGCTATGGTGGCTATATTGAGATTCATATCGCCACCCCGCTGGAGATCTGTGAGCAACGTGACCGTAAAGGGCTGTACGAGAAGGCCAGGGCCGGTCTGGTTAAAGGAGTAACAGGCATCTCAGACCCCTACATTCCTCCAACCAACCCGGAAATCGTTATTGATACTTCAAAGATGACCCCAGCAGAAGCCGTGCAGGAGATCTTCCTTTATCTTGAAGAACAAGGATATATTCGATAG
- a CDS encoding YHS domain-containing protein, translating into MKTSRLAGLCLFLFLSFAGIVFAAPQTKCPVMGGDINKEVYVDHKGLRVYFCCEACIAKFKEDPEKYLTKLKEMGEEPEVIEQGGEEKDKKGKDMSEHKE; encoded by the coding sequence ATGAAAACATCCCGTCTTGCCGGTCTTTGCCTCTTCCTCTTTCTGAGCTTTGCAGGGATTGTTTTTGCTGCCCCGCAAACCAAATGCCCGGTTATGGGAGGGGATATTAACAAAGAGGTCTATGTTGATCATAAGGGGCTCCGGGTCTATTTCTGCTGTGAGGCATGTATCGCCAAATTCAAGGAAGATCCGGAAAAATATCTCACCAAGTTAAAAGAGATGGGTGAAGAGCCAGAGGTTATTGAGCAAGGCGGGGAAGAAAAGGATAAAAAAGGAAAAGATATGTCCGAGCATAAGGAGTAG
- a CDS encoding patatin-like phospholipase family protein, with protein MNRKVHNIVTAPGKKKILAIDAGGTRGVISVEILARMEAILREELDAGDDFVLADYFDFFAGTSASANIACFLSLGLSIEKIRALSREHVRLSFAKNAWHWRWRSKFDGQYVTAALKKELGEDTLLGTDALNTLLMLVMRNAQTESPWPVTNNPYAIFNKRDVPGCNLDLPLWQLVRASSAAPPLFSPQKIQIGEHEFVFEDGAISPYSNPAFIAFLQATVDSYNICWQTSREDILLVSVGNGRYYGKCDALHPMGRTLLENARTLPVSLLRAANDEQDMLCRVFGHCLTGPLLDSEIGDLINSQGPVSPKLFTYLRYNFDITEDFFQGIGITDIDMDIIRSVAAADHLEELENIGTEVGKHLVSKEHYQDFLFKNTNNA; from the coding sequence ATGAACCGCAAAGTACATAACATTGTCACCGCACCGGGGAAAAAGAAAATCCTGGCCATTGACGCCGGGGGCACCCGGGGCGTTATCTCCGTCGAGATTCTGGCCCGCATGGAAGCAATACTCAGAGAGGAACTGGATGCAGGTGATGACTTTGTGTTGGCTGATTATTTCGACTTTTTCGCCGGAACAAGTGCCAGTGCCAATATTGCCTGCTTTTTGTCCTTAGGTCTGTCAATCGAGAAAATCCGTGCCCTGTCAAGAGAGCATGTCCGCCTGTCCTTTGCCAAAAATGCATGGCACTGGCGCTGGCGCTCCAAATTTGATGGCCAATATGTCACTGCTGCGCTGAAGAAAGAGCTGGGTGAAGACACACTCCTCGGAACTGACGCCCTCAACACCTTACTCATGCTGGTGATGCGGAACGCGCAGACCGAATCGCCATGGCCAGTTACGAACAATCCCTATGCGATCTTTAACAAACGGGACGTACCGGGCTGCAATCTTGACCTCCCCTTATGGCAGTTGGTCAGGGCCAGCTCAGCAGCCCCGCCGCTCTTTTCACCGCAAAAGATTCAGATCGGCGAGCATGAATTTGTCTTTGAAGACGGTGCGATCAGTCCCTACAGCAATCCCGCCTTTATTGCCTTTCTCCAGGCAACTGTGGACTCCTATAATATCTGCTGGCAAACCAGTAGAGAGGATATACTCCTTGTCTCTGTAGGCAACGGCAGATACTATGGGAAATGCGACGCGCTGCATCCGATGGGGAGAACACTGCTCGAAAACGCCAGGACTCTCCCGGTCAGCCTTCTGCGGGCGGCCAACGATGAGCAGGACATGCTGTGCAGGGTCTTTGGCCACTGCCTGACAGGTCCTCTTCTGGACAGTGAAATCGGTGATCTTATCAACAGCCAGGGCCCTGTTTCACCAAAGCTTTTCACCTATCTCCGCTATAATTTTGATATAACAGAAGACTTCTTTCAGGGGATAGGAATAACCGATATTGATATGGATATCATCAGATCTGTTGCTGCTGCTGACCATCTGGAGGAACTTGAAAACATAGGCACGGAGGTAGGAAAACATCTTGTCAGCAAAGAGCATTATCAGGATTTCCTCTTTAAGAATACCAATAATGCGTAG
- a CDS encoding TIR domain-containing protein translates to MDHDVFISHSSQSSTAATTIVHQLEQNDIHCWLAPRDLDPGSEWAEGIIDGIEGCPVFLLLLCPHANSSPQVLREVERAVSKKKPIIPVMLGNFTLSKSLEYFISSHHWLEFSPKTARNNTKILIDVIHKKLSNQDRVPSSSPQEAPPNTHNRPAFFARKRAVLPLIALLFLLLSWLFFHFFRHHFESPAPPPTVPKTTTQALDHSTQATISEENLGPDVVSGEVFGIPNGNVVKARIHGKERELRLYGTDAPAPQQEYNEEARAFLEQLIIDNRIRATLLGKDDRGHTEAIISSGEALLNKEMIRAGYAWKNTKHCQKEPLCSEMGKLEQKARAQRLGLWQGDNPIPPWEWPSHQKLLQKQ, encoded by the coding sequence ATGGATCATGACGTTTTTATCAGTCATTCTTCGCAAAGCAGTACTGCGGCTACAACGATCGTTCATCAGCTTGAACAAAACGATATCCATTGCTGGCTAGCACCTCGGGACCTGGACCCTGGCAGTGAATGGGCAGAGGGAATCATTGACGGCATTGAGGGATGCCCTGTATTTCTGCTCCTCCTCTGCCCCCATGCCAACAGCTCTCCGCAGGTCCTCCGGGAAGTGGAGCGTGCTGTCAGCAAAAAGAAGCCTATTATCCCGGTCATGCTGGGCAACTTCACCCTGTCAAAATCCCTGGAATACTTCATCAGCAGCCATCATTGGCTGGAGTTTTCTCCGAAGACCGCCCGCAACAACACCAAAATACTTATTGATGTTATCCATAAAAAGCTCTCAAACCAAGATCGTGTCCCATCTTCATCACCTCAGGAGGCCCCACCAAACACGCACAACAGGCCAGCTTTTTTTGCTCGCAAAAGAGCAGTCTTGCCCCTTATTGCTCTCCTTTTTCTTCTGCTGAGCTGGCTCTTTTTTCATTTCTTCCGGCATCATTTTGAATCACCTGCCCCGCCCCCTACTGTGCCGAAGACAACAACACAAGCACTTGATCACTCCACCCAAGCAACAATCTCTGAAGAAAATCTCGGACCGGACGTTGTTTCTGGAGAAGTTTTCGGGATACCGAATGGCAACGTTGTGAAAGCACGTATTCACGGCAAAGAAAGAGAGCTTCGCCTGTACGGCACAGATGCCCCCGCGCCTCAACAGGAGTACAATGAAGAAGCGCGAGCCTTCCTTGAACAACTGATTATTGACAACCGCATTCGTGCCACCTTACTTGGAAAAGACGACCGAGGACACACAGAGGCTATCATCAGTAGCGGAGAAGCACTCCTCAACAAGGAAATGATCCGGGCAGGATATGCCTGGAAAAATACCAAGCATTGCCAGAAAGAACCTTTATGTTCCGAAATGGGCAAACTTGAACAGAAAGCACGGGCTCAACGCCTGGGACTCTGGCAGGGAGACAACCCTATCCCGCCTTGGGAATGGCCCAGCCATCAGAAACTTTTACAAAAACAATGA
- the hypA gene encoding hydrogenase maturation nickel metallochaperone HypA: MHELSVTQSILDIVLQHAKGRKVQQVNLVIGQFSSIVDDSVQFYWDIIAKETLAAEAKLHFERIPGEMTCNSCGHVFHPGSETFLCPSCESNAVRVSGGQEFQVDSIDVE, translated from the coding sequence ATGCACGAACTCTCCGTCACCCAAAGCATCCTTGATATCGTCCTGCAACACGCCAAAGGGAGAAAGGTCCAGCAGGTCAACCTGGTGATCGGACAGTTCTCATCCATTGTCGATGATTCCGTGCAATTCTATTGGGATATTATCGCCAAGGAGACCTTGGCAGCAGAGGCAAAACTCCATTTTGAACGCATCCCTGGCGAGATGACCTGTAATAGCTGCGGCCACGTCTTTCATCCCGGTAGCGAAACCTTCCTCTGCCCGTCCTGCGAAAGCAACGCTGTACGGGTCAGCGGGGGCCAGGAATTTCAGGTGGACAGCATTGACGTTGAATAA
- the hypB gene encoding hydrogenase nickel incorporation protein HypB, whose translation MCDGHNHSHPTHTHTTTRVPVAEQILSANDRIAQRNHSLLHQKKVYGINIMASPGAGKTSVLLKTLEALKGRLRLGVIEGDPAGSIDTERALAAGMPAVQINTGGECHLDAVMMEDALSQLPLDDLDLVVVENVGNLICPANFRLGTHLNLVIASIPEGDDKPYKYPGMYMGMQALIINKIDLLPYVPFDMEYFHQGVEVLNPGIATFPLSCRTGEGLDAWADWLVEQARAEIIPR comes from the coding sequence ATGTGCGATGGTCATAATCACAGTCACCCTACTCATACCCATACAACAACACGGGTTCCTGTGGCAGAACAGATCCTGTCTGCCAATGACAGGATCGCCCAACGTAACCACAGCCTGCTGCATCAGAAAAAAGTGTACGGTATCAACATCATGGCCTCTCCTGGCGCAGGCAAGACCAGTGTCCTGCTCAAGACCTTGGAGGCTCTCAAGGGACGGCTGCGGCTCGGCGTCATTGAAGGCGACCCGGCAGGCTCCATTGATACAGAGCGGGCTCTTGCAGCAGGAATGCCTGCGGTCCAGATCAACACCGGCGGGGAATGCCATCTGGATGCGGTGATGATGGAAGATGCCCTCAGCCAGCTGCCCCTGGATGATCTTGATCTGGTGGTGGTGGAAAACGTGGGTAACCTGATCTGCCCAGCCAATTTCCGGCTCGGTACCCATCTCAATCTGGTGATTGCCTCCATCCCGGAGGGAGATGATAAGCCCTATAAATATCCGGGCATGTACATGGGCATGCAGGCCCTGATCATTAACAAAATTGACCTCCTGCCCTATGTCCCCTTTGATATGGAGTATTTCCACCAGGGCGTTGAGGTGCTTAATCCCGGCATTGCCACCTTTCCGCTTTCCTGCCGGACCGGTGAGGGCCTGGATGCCTGGGCAGACTGGCTGGTTGAACAAGCACGTGCGGAGATCATACCCAGATAA